One window from the genome of Oncorhynchus gorbuscha isolate QuinsamMale2020 ecotype Even-year linkage group LG14, OgorEven_v1.0, whole genome shotgun sequence encodes:
- the LOC123994822 gene encoding probable DNA polymerase isoform X2 — MATPRLTGLRPCMSTMVVSSMVANLALYPQNICVLTQKTFGEMYQEFQDKVDSLQATYGLKVVVLWEHEWTALKKSDPHVQAFLSSFDIPEPLEPREALYGGRTNALTLRYVAQPDETIGYVDFTSLYPHVMSSSCDPIGHPEIIHRDFDLPQNYFGLIKATVYPPRGLFIPVLPHRGPQGKLFFPLCRTCSENIQQTPCDHTDQERALTGVWVTAEFSKALEMGYRVAKIFEVWNFPKKSDTLFKEYIKTFLRCKQMASGYPASVTDQESKDRYIQDYHDREGILLDPDRIEVNKTKRNVSKLYLNSLWGKLAQRCNMLTTSIIKDPQEILEFIFSDQYEISHFSFLSQDIALVQWRRNKKWVLPPGNINVFLAAFTTAYGRLELYKLMEQLQRRVLYHDTDSVVYVSKPGDWSPPLSNYLGGLTSELAEGDHITEWSSCGPKSYAFRTLKNHVVLKAKGVTQNYENAQRVNLESITRLVEGFLNDRNSDLEILSSYKKIVRNKKGFHLRNAPLIKRFRVVYDKRLHLPDGTTLPYGY, encoded by the coding sequence ATGGCTACACCAAGATTGACGGGGTTGCGACCGTGTATGAGTACAATGGTTGTTTCTTCCATGGTTGCAAATCTTGCTTTGTACCCCCAGAACATATGTGTCCTAACCCAAAAGACTTTTGGGGAAATGTACCAAGAGTTTCAAGACAAAGTTGATTCGTTACAGGCTACTTACGGTCTAAAAGTGGTTGTTTTGTGGGAGCATGAATGGACAGCCCTCAAAAAGTCTGATCCTCATGTTCAAGCATTCCTTTCCAGCTTTGACATCCCAGAACCTCTGGAGCCAAGAGAGGCCTTGTATGGCGGCCGTACCAATGCTTTGACATTGAGGTATGTAGCGCAACCCGACGAGACAATAGGCTATGTGGATTTTACATCCCTTTATCCGCATGTAATGAGTTCCTCATGCGATCCTATAGGTCATCCTGAAATTATTCATCGTGATTTTGACTTACCTCAAAACTATTTTGGTCTGATCAAAGCAACAGTCTACCCTCCAAGGGGTTTGTTTATACCTGTGTTGCCTCACAGGGGGCCTCAAGGAAAACTTTTCTTTCCCCTTTGTCGCACCTGCAGTGAAAACATACAACAAACCCCATGTGATCACACCGATCAAGAAAGAGCACTGACAGGTGTATGGGTCACAGCTGAATTCTCTAAGGCTTTAGAGATGGGGTATCGTGTGGCCAAAATCTTTGAAGTATGGAACTTTCCAAAGAAATCAGACACTCTTTTTAAAGAGTACATCAAGACCTTCTTGAGATGTAAGCAAATGGCTTCAGGCTATCCTGCATCGGTCACAGATCAAGAAAGTAAAGACAGGTACATTCAAGACTATCATGACAGAGAAGGCATCCTTCTTGACCCTGACAGAATAGAGGTCAACAAAACCAAAAGAAATGTGTCGAAATTGTACCTAAATTCGCTTTGGGGCAAATTAGCGCAGAGGTGTAATATGTTGACAACGTCGATTATTAAAGACCCTCAAGAAATTTTGGAATTCATTTTTTCGGACCAATACGAAATTTCACATTTTTCATTCTTGAGTCAAGACATTGCCTTGGTGCAATGGCGACGTAACAAGAAGTGGGTTCTACCCCCGGGTAATataaatgtgtttcttgcagCATTTACCACGGCCTATGGCCGACTTGAACTGTACAAGCTCATGGAGCAGCTTCAGAGGCGGGTACTTTACCATGACACAGACTCTGTGGTCTATGTAAGCAAACCAGGGGATTGGAGCCCCCCACTCAGCAACTATCTGGGTGGCTTAACAAGCGAACTCGCAGAGGGTGACCATATCACAGAATGGTCATCCTGTGGGCCCAAAAGCTATGCTTTTAGAACGCTAAAGAATCACGTGGTATTGAAAGCCAAAGGAGtgactcaaaactatgaaaatgcCCAGCGTGTAAACTTGGAATCAATCACACGTTTGGTCGAGGGGTTCCTAAATGACAGGAATAGTGACTTGGAGATTTTGAGCTCCTACAAAAAGATTGTTAGGAATAAAAAGGGCTTCCATCTGAGGAATGCCCCACTCATTAAAAGATTCAGGGTTGTCTATGACAAGAGACTGCATTTGCCTGATGGGACTACATTGCCCTATGGCTACTGA